One Acetobacter oryzoeni genomic window, ACGCGGCGCAGGTGGTCTAAGTTCTGGTGGCAGGATCATGAGCGAGACCCCGCCTTGCGGTTGTGCAGCTTGGCCGCACAAGGTTTGTGGATGCGCCTGCTATGCCTGATGCATGAGGCCGAGCCCTATGGCCATTTATGTGTAAACGGCAAACCCCTGCACCCGCGCCAGATTGCCCAGATGGTGGGCGTAGGCCCCCAGCAGGTGCGCCGCTATATGGCAGAGCTGCAAGATGCCGGCGTGTATGCCACCACGGCGGAGGGCGTGCCGTATTCTCGCCGCCTGGTGCGAGACCGCGCAGCATCCGATGCCGGGGCCGCATGGGGCCGCACCGGGGGCAACCCGCAGCTTAAGCCCGATGCCCCCGCAACCAAGGCAGGGCAGGGGATAACACCCCCACCCGAAGCCAAGGTTATGCTCCAAGAAGCAGAGGCAGAAACAGAAGCAGAGGCAGAACATCCCCTCACCAAGTTCGGGCCGGACACGGATGCGCGCACGCATCTGTTCAAATCTGGTCTGGCGTTTTTGAAAAAGGCTACCGGCAGGCCAGATCGTTCGGCCCGGGCCATTCTGGGCCGCTGGCTGAAGCTGACGGGGGATGATGCCGCCGTGGTGCTGAACGTGCTGGCCGAATGCGCCCGCTTTAACCCCGCAGAACCCGTGGCGTGGATAGATGCCACCCTGCGCACCCAGTTGCAGATGCGCCCCGCGCCAGAAGAACCCACCAGCCAGCACGCTCGCCGTATGGCCGCGTGGGATGGCGTGCCGGATGTGGAGGGCGTGTAAGTGCCGCACCCTTACCCCATGCAGGCGCAGGGGGCGCGTGCCGTAATGCACGCACCCCACGGCGGAGGCTACACGCCCGCGCCGCCCGATATACAGACCCTGTTTGCCGCAAGGCGTGAGGGTGTGGCGTTAACCGCGCAAGATATGCCCCCCAATATGGAGGCACAGGTGCAGGCGTGCTGGCAGCGCGTGCAACTGGCCATGCAGCCGGTAAGCCAACCCATTGTGGCGGCGTGGCTGAAAAAGCTGGGGCAGTTGGTTTCCAACCCACCGGGGGCGGCCGATGCCGCAGCGCAGTGCCGCGCCATTTATGAAGTGTGTGCCGATATGCCAGCCGGGGCGTGGTGCCCGCAGGCGCGTTTGGCATGGGCGCGGCAGCCTGCACGCAATGGTTACCCGGTGGGCGCGCGCTGGCCTGCTCCGGCAGAATTGCGGGCTGTGCTGCTGCCTTTTGCCAACACCATCTGGCGCGATGCCCACGGTTGCAAGGCCCTGCTGGGGCTGCACACGCGCACGCCATAACCCACCCACATTTTGCAAACACCCTTAAAAACACGGAACACACATGAAAACACAGGCCGCAGCCCAGCCCACAACATCCGCCCCCGCAGGCCTTATGGCGCAGGCCACGCTTAACAGGCCGCGCCGCACAGTGCAGGGGTTGCTACAGGCGGGGGATATTACGCAGGAGGCCGCCGATGCCGCAGAGCGATGGTGCCGCAATTATGTGTTTGGGTATTTTGATTATCTGGAACACACCACCCCAGCGCCGCAGGGGCAAAGCGTGCGGCATGATGCCGTATCCTGGCAGATGGTGCGGGCAAAGGCCATGGCGCGCATTACGGCGGTGCGCGATGCGCTGGGCCTGTGTGCGCACCAGCGTTTGCGCATGATGCTGGTGGATGATCTTTCCTTCCGCGCAATGGGGGAGGCATTGTTCCCCAATATTTCCAGCAGCTCTGCCCAGCGCAAGATTGCGGCGCAATGTGCCCTGGTGCTGGAGCAGCTTGCCGCGCTGGAGGCCACATTCCGCCGTGCAGAGCAGGCTAAAAAGGCCGGAAGGCGTAAAAATGCACGCACGGAAAAGGAAGTTTTGCAGGGCTGAACGGCAGGCACGCACGCAAGAAAAAAGGAGCCAATGCACCCGCACTGGCTCCTTTTTTGCAAAGCATATGCTGTGCTGTGCGATTTTTTACGCCAGAGCAGCCTGCACCTGTGCCGTATGTGCGGGCACGGTGTAAGCCCCTGTTGCCAAAACCTGCACATGCAGCAGGCAAAGCCCCTGCAACGTGGCGGGCAGCGGCAGCTTGGCGTGGCCGTTTGTCCACCGTGCGTGGCCAGATACTTCTGCCGCGTGCCAACCTTGCAGATCTTCGGCTTCAAGATGCGCGGTTACGGGCTGGTGCGTGCCAGCGGATGTAATGCTGATTTGCCCCACAGCCACGCCCAATGTGCGCCGGTCATCTACAAACGGGCCTTCTGCATCGCACGGGCGGAAGGTGCGAGATGCCAGATACACATTTTGTGCCCCCTGTGCGGGCAGCATAAAGGTGTAAATGCCGTTTTCATGCCGCAGCGGGTGCACGCTATGGCCCTGCGCGGTAACCAGATGCAAATTGGGCTGGGCAGAGGTTTGTGCAGCCTGTTGTGCAGTGGTGTTTGCGTAAAGTGTGCTGCCACGTTCTGCCAGAGTGCGGAACAGGGGTTCTACAAACGTGCGGGAGGTTTCCAGCTTGGCGGCGGCATCCTGCGCCCAGCTTTTTACGGCACCACCAATGCGGGCCACGGAGCCTGCCTGCGTAAAGCTGGCGCGGTTGCCTGTATCCAGATAGCTTTCTGTCAGCATACCGTTAGCCATGATAACGGCGTGGCCTTCGGTTTCTATATGGTAGTAATCATACCCGGCAAAGCTTGTATCGTACACAATGGATGTGCCGTTTACCAGCATGCGTGCAGGCACAAAACTGCCTTGCATGTACAGGCAATGTTCTGGTGTAATCAGCAAATCTGCTGCGGGCACGCCATCTGCAATGGCGTTGGCACGCACGCGCACGGGGTAGCCTGCAACATCATCCGCCGCAGCCGGGTTGGTGCGGGCGTGGGCCTTGCCTGCCCATGTAATGCGGCGGGCAACAGGCTGGCCATCTGCTGCAAATGTAAGAACTTCCTGCCCTGCAACAAGGTTTTCTACTGCCACATCACCTTTGGGTGTGCGGATCATGCTGCCGGGCAAAAAGCAAACCAGAACACCCGTTGTGCCGCTGCTGTTTTGCGCTGTGGCGCTAAGGTAAAGGTTGCCCCCGCTGGTGGCCTGATAAAGCGTTTTGGTGGCGGGGGTGTAATCTCCATTCACAACAACGGTAATGCCGGTGTTGGTGGTAATGGTTGTGTCCGAGCCATTATACGTAGCGTTTGTAACGTAGCCCGCGCCGGGAACTTCGATAGTGGCCCCTGCGTTGCTAAAACCATCAATATTGGTGAATGTTAGAATTTCTACGCCGCTTGCGGGTGTGACCACCAGCGTGCCGCCACCGCTGCCAAATGTAATACCTGCACCGCTGAGCGCGGAAATTTCGGATTGCTGCACAACACCCATATTAAGGGTGCCGCCGTTTTCTATAGTGTATGTTGTGCCGGTAAGGGCGGTAATAATATTGGCGCCGGTAAGGGAAATGGTGCCGCCATCTGCTGTAAAGCTGGAGCCCGTAATCAGGCCCAGCACGGTAGAGCCCACATCAACAGTAACGTTTGCGCCATCTTCTGCCGTAACATCGTAGGGGTTGATGGCGCCAATAATGGTAGGTGCAAAATCAAGCTTGGTTGTAACATTGCTTCCTTTAAAGGTAGCACTCGCTCCGGCGAGAGATACAACGCCCACAACCCAAAGCGCAGGAACGAGTGTATAGCTACCGCTGGTGGTGACAGTGTTGCCATAACCATAAAGGATAGTGGACATCGGCATATTCCTAAATGCTGTACTGGAAATAAAGAATATTTCTGATTCTTGCATGTATAGTATGGGAGAACGCTGATGAGGCGGTATGGATATTTATTTTCATAAATAGTAAAGTTATGAAAAAACTGTTGAAATATAAACAACAGTTACAAAATTAAAATTAAGACATAATTAAAAATAGGCTGTTTTTGGTACGGATTGTTTCTATATGATGAAAGCGGTGTTATAAGGCCGCCGAAAAAGTTTGAAACTTTTTTGAAAAACAAGGAAATTTTATCAAATTTCACACGAAGATATTATCTGCACATGGAGATGATTATGAGTATAGGATATGTGAGTGCAGATTGCCCATTTGTAAGCCGGGATGAGCAAAAAAGGATTCTGGAAGAATCGGGATGCCAGTTTATATTTACTGGCTCTTTTTCAAAAAACGGATCTTCTTTTTTGCACTTTGTGGCACGGCAGAAGATGGGCACACACATTGCTGTGGCGCAAATGGACTGCATTGTAAGCAGTTGGCGGCATTTGCGTGATATTATCTTGCAGGTTCAAAAACAGGAGTGCACGCTGGTTTCCCTAAAGGAACCATGGGTGAACACGTGTGCAAAACACGGCGCGCTGATGCTGGAAGTGCTGGGCGGGCTGGAAAAACTTGAAAAACGCTTTATACGCCAGCGTATGTCTACAGGCAGGCACAAGGCCATGTCTGCCGGGTGCCGCATGGGGCGGCCCAGCAAATTAACGCAACAGCAGTATGAGGCCGTGGCGCAGGCACGCGCCAAAGGCTACACGCTGCGTGAAATTGCTGAAGAATATGATGTAAGCATCAGCATGATTTCGCGGTTATTGAAAAAGATACCCCGCCAATCATGAAAGATACGTTCTGAACCATAGCCCCGCAAAAACACGGGGCCATGATACGGAACGTATTATTTTTTCAAAACCTTGTGAATTACTTGCCGTTTTTACGAGGGCCGTGAAAATCATGCTTCATATACGGGATGGTATCCAAAATCTGGATAGATAAAAGCCCCATCTTGTTCTGGCTGCGCTCTGCCATCATGGGCAGGTGGGCGTGGCCATCTGTCCAGCGCCCGGGTTCACCATCATGTTCGTGCCAGCCCTTAAGGTCTTTCTCCATATGTGAAGAAATATTGCGGGGCTTTCTGTTTTCCTGAAGGGTGATATTGCCAACGCGTATGCCAAGGCGGCGCTTGTCTTGCACATATGGGGCAATAACATCTACCGGCCTGCTTGCGCGCGAGGAAAGATGCACCTCATGCACGTTGGGCGGCAGCATAAACATGGCCAGATTGTTTTGTTCCCGCATTTTGCGGATAAGCTTGCCGGTATCTGTAATCAGGCTGAGGTCATGCTCATGCGTGATTTCGGGCGGGGTATATAGCTCATGGCTTAGGCCACGGCTTTGTGCGCGCGCCAACAGGCGGTGGTACAGCGCGGCCACAACCTCGCGGTCTGTTACCACGGGGGCATCTGTGCGGGTGTGCCAGTGCGTGTTGTTGGGGCAGGGGGGCAGTGCGCTGGCCACCAGCAGCCCTTCGGCCACAATAATGGCGGGGCCAGCCGTTTCTAGCGGGTAGGCGGTGTAGCGCTCAAACGTGTGATCGTAAAAAATGGAAAGCCGGTTTACCAGCAGGGCTGCGGGCACAAACTTGTTTTCAAAAAACAGGCACTGGTCTGGCGTTAGCAGCACATCCTGCGTGGGCAGGCCATCTGCTATGGCATCTTGCAGCACGCGTATGGGGTATCCGGCCTCATCTTCCGGCAGGCCGGGCAGCACGCAAATATGCTGGGCCATAACCTTGGTAACCGGGGCAGGCGTTTCTGCCATTTCCGGGTCATACGTTACAAGCACATGGCCGGGTGTAAGGCTTTGTACAGGCTGCGGCCCGCTTTGGGTATGGATGTTGGTATCATGAAGAACGCCGGGCACAGAAATATCTGGATGACGTGCCAAGGCGCCCTCGGGAAGGGTCTGACCGGATTTGTCGTGAATGTCATGCACAACCGCATGGCGGGGAAGCGCTGTCATTTCTTCCTTCTGACTTACACCACGGAAAACAACTTCCGTATCTGTGCTTCAACGTAAAATGTTCCTTGATCTTGCGAGAACAAGGCGCATCCAGAACTTTTTTTCAAAACCTGAAGGAATAAGGCATACATGCCTAATGTGTGTTGCAACTGCATCCATCAGGCCTTGATTGCGCCATACTGTACCAGCCATAAAAATTTTGCCAAGTTATAAAAGCAAATAAATTACCCGGAAGCTTAGTTTATCATTTTAGTATGTTGTGTATATGTAAATCTAACTTAAGTAAAAATACCAATAATTCAAGTAAAGCAAAAAAGTAATACTGAAATGTATTAAAAATTATACAATTTTTTTGTGATATATTTATGAAAAGTGCCTTGGTGTAAAAGACACGGGAAAGCTAAAAATTGAAAAACCGGAAATTATAACAGCAAGATGAATATTTTTTTCCAATGCAGGGGGATGTGTAAATGTTTACTTAACGCGAAGTTCGGTCTGATCTGTCACTTCCGCGTTATTTATGCAAATAAAGTATATCTGGAATGCATGAATGGATGAGGCACCCATGCCATTCCCCCACCATTGGGGCGGGGGAATGGGGCTGAACAGGGCTTAGTAAATATCGAAATCGTTATTGCCGGTGGAGGAAAAAGCCATGCGGCGTTCTGTAAGATCCAAAATCCACGATGACATATCAGACCGGGTGCGCGGCGGAAAAGGCAGCCGCTTGAAGATGGAGCGCATGGAGTAGAACTTTTTATACATCCACTGAATGCGGGCTTCCATTTCCTTGGGGGAGCAGTTTTTGGGCCAGATCTGGCAGATCTGGCCGGGCCAGCGGTCAATTTCTGGCGCGTTGATAATACGGCCTGCCTTTTCCATACGGTTAAACAGCGCCGTGCCCTTGGTGGGGGTAAGAATGTTGAAATACGCCGCAGGCACCTTGTGTTCCTCCAGAAAGGAGATGGTGGCGCGGTAGATATCGTGGTCTTCATCATCAAAACCGAAGATGAAGTTGAGCGAGTAGCTGATATCGCGCTGGCGCAGGTTTTCAAACATTTCGTGGTAGCGGCTGGCTTTGTTCCAGCCTTTGCGCATGCCGTCCAGAATATCCTTATCAATACTTTCAATACCGATATTCACGTGCATCACGCCGGATTTGCGCGCTAGATCCAGAAACTCCTTATCCAGACACAAATTGGAAGACCACAGGGTAGACCAGCGAATGCCCAGCGGCACCAGCCCTTCCATCAGTTCCATGGCGCGGCTTTTCTTGCCGCCAAAGTTGCTTTCACCAAAAAAGAAGTGGCTGCCACGGTTCTTGATGAGCTTGAGCTCATTGACCATTTCGTCCACCGGGCGCCAGCGGTAGCGGCCACCAAGGTAAAACCGTTCGGAGCAGAAATCGCACACAAACGGGCACCCGCGGGAGGATTGCACGGCAAAGGTGCGGAAGGGGCCAAACTTTTTAAGGTCCAGCAGGTCATACCTTGGGGCGGGCAGGCCGTTCAGTTCCTTAAGCGGTGTGGCGCGGTAAATGCTTTTCAGCCGGTTGGCGGCGGCATCTTCTAGCATTTCCTTCCAGATGGGTTCGGCCTCACCCACGCCCACGGCATCTACGTGCTCGGCGGCTTCTTCGGCGTTAAAATACACATGGGGGCCACCCATAATGACTTTTACGCCGCGTTTACGAAATTCCTTGGCAATATCGTAAGCGCGGTAGGAATGGAGCGTCCAGGCCGTAAGGGCCACAACATCCACCGGCGCATCAAAATCTATATCTTCAAGCTGTTCATCCAGCAGCGTTACCTTCCACTCTGGCGGGGTCAGGGCGGCAAGGTACGGCAGGGCAAGCGGCACCATCTGTCGGCGCTTGGTTTTAAACAGCGTTCGGTCTGTAGGGGCTTTATAATGCGTGGGCTGAATGATCAGAAGGCGTAGGTCATTTGCTGGCATGTGGGTATCAGGATCTGCTGGATTAAAAGAAAAAATGGGCAGATGGTGCCCCTTTGTTACGGAATATACATAAGCAGGGGTGGGGGCTGTCCACCTCCGCTCAAGCATGGCGGATGTGTGCCCACCGTAACCAAACGCAGCCCCTAAGCTGGCCTGCGGGGTGGCGGTAAGGCGCAGCGTGCGCCGTAATAACAGGGATGCACGCAGGGCATGGATTTGGCATATCCATGCGTTTCCCGCAATGCGGCGGAACCGGGCTTTTGGCATGGCTCCCATGCCTGCAGGTGGGGGGTATGGCGGGCTGATGGCGTGGCGCGTATGGGCGCCAGCACGGGGCGGCGCACGGGGTGGCATAAAACCTGCGTGTAGGGTGGGGGTGCAGCATATATAAGGGGCACTTATAAGGGGCACTGGCGTATGGGCTGGCGGCGTAAAGGGGCGGGATGATCGGGTTTGGCTTTTTGCGGCCTGTTATGCAGGTGGCGGCGTGGTTTTGGCCCGGCAGTGCGGCCCAGCTTGCGGCCCCGCCCAACAACGCCGGGTGGCGGGCAGATATAGATGGCCTGCGCGCGCTGGCTGTGGTGGGGGTGGTGGTGTACCACGTCTTTCCCGCCGCGCTGCCCGGTGGTTTTGGCGGGGTGGATGCGTTTTTTGTAATCTCCGGCTTTTTAATCAGCGGGCATCTGGTGGCGCATTTTGGGGCGGGGCGGTTTTCTGTGGCCTCGTTTTTTGCGCGCCGGGTGCGCAGGCTGGTCCCCGCACTGCTGGTGGTGCTGGCCGCCACCCTGCTGGCCGGATGGTTTACCCTGCTGCCCACCGAGCTTGCCGCCGTGGGGCTGGATGCCGCAGCGGGTGCGGCATCTGTGGCCAACCTGCTGATGTGGCACGCCCAAGGCTATTTTGACCGCGCAGCGGTGCTTAAGCCGCTGTTGCATTTATGGTCATTGGGGGTGGAGGAGCAGTTCTATCTGGTCTGGCCGCTGGTGCTGGCGCTGGGCTTTGCCGCGCGGGTGCGCGCAGGCATGCTTGTGGGGGCCACGGGGGCGGCGTGCTTTTTATATAGTCTGGCGTGCAGTGTGTGGTGGCCGGGGGGCGGGTTTTATTCTCCCCTTAGCCGAGGGTGGGAGTTCATGCTGGGGGCTGGCCTTGCCCTGCACGGCGTGGCGGAGCGTGGGCCGAAGGGTGCAGCGTGTGCCACCCCGGCGCAGCCTGCACCTGTGGGCATGGGCCGCATGCTGGCGCGGTGTGCCGCTTTGCT contains:
- a CDS encoding winged helix-turn-helix domain-containing protein; this translates as MPRSAASASSPATPAATPASTRRRWSKFWWQDHERDPALRLCSLAAQGLWMRLLCLMHEAEPYGHLCVNGKPLHPRQIAQMVGVGPQQVRRYMAELQDAGVYATTAEGVPYSRRLVRDRAASDAGAAWGRTGGNPQLKPDAPATKAGQGITPPPEAKVMLQEAEAETEAEAEHPLTKFGPDTDARTHLFKSGLAFLKKATGRPDRSARAILGRWLKLTGDDAAVVLNVLAECARFNPAEPVAWIDATLRTQLQMRPAPEEPTSQHARRMAAWDGVPDVEGV
- a CDS encoding Hint domain-containing protein, with translation MSTILYGYGNTVTTSGSYTLVPALWVVGVVSLAGASATFKGSNVTTKLDFAPTIIGAINPYDVTAEDGANVTVDVGSTVLGLITGSSFTADGGTISLTGANIITALTGTTYTIENGGTLNMGVVQQSEISALSGAGITFGSGGGTLVVTPASGVEILTFTNIDGFSNAGATIEVPGAGYVTNATYNGSDTTITTNTGITVVVNGDYTPATKTLYQATSGGNLYLSATAQNSSGTTGVLVCFLPGSMIRTPKGDVAVENLVAGQEVLTFAADGQPVARRITWAGKAHARTNPAAADDVAGYPVRVRANAIADGVPAADLLITPEHCLYMQGSFVPARMLVNGTSIVYDTSFAGYDYYHIETEGHAVIMANGMLTESYLDTGNRASFTQAGSVARIGGAVKSWAQDAAAKLETSRTFVEPLFRTLAERGSTLYANTTAQQAAQTSAQPNLHLVTAQGHSVHPLRHENGIYTFMLPAQGAQNVYLASRTFRPCDAEGPFVDDRRTLGVAVGQISITSAGTHQPVTAHLEAEDLQGWHAAEVSGHARWTNGHAKLPLPATLQGLCLLHVQVLATGAYTVPAHTAQVQAALA
- a CDS encoding recombinase family protein — encoded protein: MIMSIGYVSADCPFVSRDEQKRILEESGCQFIFTGSFSKNGSSFLHFVARQKMGTHIAVAQMDCIVSSWRHLRDIILQVQKQECTLVSLKEPWVNTCAKHGALMLEVLGGLEKLEKRFIRQRMSTGRHKAMSAGCRMGRPSKLTQQQYEAVAQARAKGYTLREIAEEYDVSISMISRLLKKIPRQS
- a CDS encoding Hint domain-containing protein, whose protein sequence is MTALPRHAVVHDIHDKSGQTLPEGALARHPDISVPGVLHDTNIHTQSGPQPVQSLTPGHVLVTYDPEMAETPAPVTKVMAQHICVLPGLPEDEAGYPIRVLQDAIADGLPTQDVLLTPDQCLFFENKFVPAALLVNRLSIFYDHTFERYTAYPLETAGPAIIVAEGLLVASALPPCPNNTHWHTRTDAPVVTDREVVAALYHRLLARAQSRGLSHELYTPPEITHEHDLSLITDTGKLIRKMREQNNLAMFMLPPNVHEVHLSSRASRPVDVIAPYVQDKRRLGIRVGNITLQENRKPRNISSHMEKDLKGWHEHDGEPGRWTDGHAHLPMMAERSQNKMGLLSIQILDTIPYMKHDFHGPRKNGK
- a CDS encoding B12-binding domain-containing radical SAM protein; protein product: MPPRAPPRAGAHTRHAISPPYPPPAGMGAMPKARFRRIAGNAWICQIHALRASLLLRRTLRLTATPQASLGAAFGYGGHTSAMLERRWTAPTPAYVYSVTKGHHLPIFSFNPADPDTHMPANDLRLLIIQPTHYKAPTDRTLFKTKRRQMVPLALPYLAALTPPEWKVTLLDEQLEDIDFDAPVDVVALTAWTLHSYRAYDIAKEFRKRGVKVIMGGPHVYFNAEEAAEHVDAVGVGEAEPIWKEMLEDAAANRLKSIYRATPLKELNGLPAPRYDLLDLKKFGPFRTFAVQSSRGCPFVCDFCSERFYLGGRYRWRPVDEMVNELKLIKNRGSHFFFGESNFGGKKSRAMELMEGLVPLGIRWSTLWSSNLCLDKEFLDLARKSGVMHVNIGIESIDKDILDGMRKGWNKASRYHEMFENLRQRDISYSLNFIFGFDDEDHDIYRATISFLEEHKVPAAYFNILTPTKGTALFNRMEKAGRIINAPEIDRWPGQICQIWPKNCSPKEMEARIQWMYKKFYSMRSIFKRLPFPPRTRSDMSSWILDLTERRMAFSSTGNNDFDIY